In one Pseudomonadales bacterium genomic region, the following are encoded:
- the arfB gene encoding alternative ribosome rescue aminoacyl-tRNA hydrolase ArfB yields MDADIPSSALELRFVHASGPGGQHVNKVSTAVQLRLRLGRTTLPEPVKARLRQLAGGRLTKQDEVIITAERFRSQLRNKEDAYERLDELVAAARTRRKSRVPTRPSAGSVRARLDLKKQKGRHKANRRKPALD; encoded by the coding sequence GTGGATGCGGACATCCCTTCGAGCGCTTTGGAGCTGCGCTTCGTGCATGCGTCCGGACCCGGCGGCCAGCACGTGAACAAAGTATCCACCGCGGTTCAACTGCGCCTGCGTCTCGGCCGCACGACCCTCCCCGAGCCGGTGAAGGCCCGCCTGCGTCAGCTCGCCGGCGGGCGCCTGACCAAACAGGATGAGGTGATCATCACCGCAGAGCGCTTCCGCTCACAGCTGAGGAACAAAGAAGACGCCTACGAACGACTCGACGAACTCGTCGCCGCCGCCCGCACCCGCCGCAAGTCGAGGGTGCCGACCCGGCCGAGTGCGGGCAGCGTGCGCGCGCGGCTGGATCTGAAAAAACAGAAGGGCCGACATAAGGCCAATCGGCGCAAACCGGCGCTCGACTAA
- a CDS encoding amidohydrolase, whose product MLRFAYLALAAALITGAMPGHTATQPDTSADLILTNGRIYTVDSARPWAEAVAIAGTRIVAVGSASEVAPSAGPRTRIIDLQGAFASPGFNDAHVHMDSTGMLITGVNLLDVHEPVAFAERIAAATTRLPKGSWILRGDWGAYEQWGQGSSGAAVAGASDRGPFTPDRRLIDKLTPDHPVLVSRFDRSMFLANSRALELAGISADTPDPAGGEIARDASGRITGVLRGSAVDLVQSVIPPMPFEQRLVGVRAVLAEAREGGVTTIQDLTGPEQLRAYQTLKAAGELTARIMVRPNIFQVEPVAALGLTRGFGDDYLKLVGYKGWVDGIMGNSSAMFFQPYDHDPENRGALRLPMLPESEEGAAFSMTEGDHYSAFLPGNMEQLIDAWADTGVPAHIHAIGDLGNRILLDMFERVLTRRDMVEHDHRWRVIHAQVLREEDFERFGRLNLVAEVNPYHVSDDMRWMEERIGAERSKGAYAFRKLKDAGAVLIFGSDSPGTNAARYFLSPVYGLYAAVSRQTLGGEPAAGWFPDQRLSIEEAMDAYTRAPAWATFDEEIKGTLTPGKLADIAVFDTDLIAAGKADPKQLLDAKVLYTLVGGEIVYEAGR is encoded by the coding sequence ATGCTTCGATTTGCCTACCTGGCGCTGGCAGCCGCGTTGATTACCGGTGCCATGCCCGGTCACACGGCCACCCAGCCTGACACCAGCGCCGATCTCATTCTCACCAACGGCAGGATCTACACCGTAGACTCCGCCAGACCCTGGGCGGAGGCGGTCGCGATAGCGGGCACCCGTATTGTCGCGGTCGGCAGCGCCAGCGAGGTCGCCCCTTCTGCTGGACCCCGGACCAGGATCATCGACCTTCAAGGGGCCTTTGCCAGTCCGGGATTCAACGACGCCCATGTGCACATGGACTCGACCGGCATGCTGATCACCGGGGTGAACCTGCTGGATGTGCATGAACCGGTGGCATTCGCCGAGCGCATCGCGGCGGCAACCACCCGTCTGCCGAAGGGCAGCTGGATTCTGCGCGGCGACTGGGGGGCCTATGAACAGTGGGGTCAGGGTTCGAGTGGCGCAGCCGTTGCCGGCGCATCCGACCGGGGACCCTTCACACCGGATCGCCGCTTGATCGACAAACTGACACCCGACCATCCGGTGCTGGTCAGCCGTTTTGATCGGAGCATGTTTCTCGCCAATTCCCGCGCCCTCGAGCTCGCCGGCATCTCCGCAGACACGCCGGATCCTGCCGGTGGTGAGATCGCCAGAGACGCATCCGGCCGGATCACCGGCGTCCTGCGCGGCAGTGCGGTGGATCTGGTGCAGAGCGTAATTCCGCCCATGCCCTTTGAGCAGCGCCTGGTTGGCGTGCGCGCCGTGCTGGCGGAAGCACGGGAAGGCGGTGTGACCACCATCCAGGATCTGACCGGTCCCGAGCAGCTGCGCGCTTATCAGACTCTGAAAGCGGCTGGTGAGCTGACGGCGCGCATCATGGTAAGACCCAATATTTTTCAGGTCGAACCCGTCGCCGCCCTCGGCCTGACCCGCGGCTTCGGTGACGACTACCTGAAGCTGGTGGGCTACAAGGGCTGGGTCGACGGCATCATGGGCAACTCCAGCGCCATGTTCTTCCAGCCCTATGACCACGACCCGGAAAACCGTGGCGCCCTGCGTTTGCCCATGCTCCCGGAAAGTGAGGAAGGTGCCGCCTTTTCCATGACCGAGGGCGACCACTACAGCGCTTTCCTGCCCGGCAACATGGAGCAGCTCATCGATGCCTGGGCAGACACGGGCGTTCCGGCGCATATCCATGCCATCGGTGACCTCGGCAACCGCATCCTGCTCGACATGTTCGAGCGTGTGCTGACCCGCCGGGATATGGTCGAGCACGATCACCGCTGGCGGGTAATCCATGCCCAGGTTCTGCGCGAGGAGGATTTCGAGCGCTTCGGCCGACTCAATCTGGTCGCGGAGGTGAACCCTTACCATGTCTCAGACGACATGCGCTGGATGGAGGAACGCATCGGCGCCGAGCGCTCGAAGGGTGCCTATGCATTCCGCAAACTCAAAGACGCCGGAGCCGTGCTCATTTTCGGCAGCGACTCACCCGGAACCAACGCCGCACGCTATTTCTTGAGCCCGGTATACGGACTCTACGCCGCCGTCTCCCGCCAGACCCTCGGGGGAGAGCCCGCTGCAGGATGGTTTCCCGATCAGCGGCTGAGCATCGAGGAAGCCATGGACGCCTACACCCGTGCACCCGCCTGGGCGACCTTCGACGAGGAAATAAAGGGCACGCTGACCCCGGGGAAACTCGCAGACATCGCCGTGTTCGATACCGATCTGATTGCGGCGGGCAAAGCGGACCCGAAGCAACTGCTCGATGCCAAGGTGCTCTACACCCTGGTGGGCGGCGAGATCGTCTACGAAGCCGGGCGCTAG